One window of the Arthrobacter sp. D5-1 genome contains the following:
- a CDS encoding Ig-like domain-containing protein — MKNQIHLKTASLVAALLAVVMAVLGLGLSALPANAAELTDADITLRTESVVSSQWDQVDLTCEWSVPDNSRPGDTFSIQLPPQLRWFGVTEFDLQNPDGETVATARANDSGLVVFTLTDFVAEQPLNVGGTCSFSTQYSVDPGDGEIEELSFNVGSTVLRVPVAVQPCTSECGPSLPTEAGKAMWWVDPAQTVLESIFYMPPMAAETNDVVVTDTPSAGMEIDCSRVTPRVGRVLNDDGNITEPYANEQYPASLDCTPQKLTASWTGLPKGLHVELYVVTQVTDAALNVYENSGTVTISGQETPVAAQTRRSSGSGTGNGSPTPTPTATPTATATPTPSPSTPTPTATPTATATPTPSPSPSTPTPTPTPTPTPTATSMPTETDEPIVVTTDPLVVAPTENPSEPAAEEPEEPLANTGTQGSAFVFIAAALLAVGSVLAFAGSRWSGRRSH, encoded by the coding sequence ATGAAAAATCAGATCCATCTAAAAACCGCGTCATTGGTGGCCGCCCTTCTGGCGGTTGTCATGGCCGTCCTGGGGCTGGGCCTGTCAGCCTTGCCCGCCAACGCTGCAGAGCTGACGGACGCGGACATCACCCTGAGGACGGAATCAGTAGTTTCCAGTCAGTGGGACCAGGTGGATTTGACGTGTGAATGGTCCGTGCCGGACAACTCCCGGCCGGGTGACACCTTCAGCATCCAACTGCCCCCGCAACTGCGGTGGTTTGGAGTCACAGAATTTGATCTCCAGAATCCTGACGGCGAAACGGTCGCCACCGCAAGGGCCAACGACTCGGGCCTGGTGGTATTCACGCTGACGGACTTTGTGGCAGAACAGCCCCTCAATGTCGGTGGGACGTGTTCCTTCAGCACGCAGTACTCGGTTGATCCCGGTGACGGCGAAATTGAAGAACTGAGCTTTAACGTCGGCTCCACAGTGCTGCGTGTCCCAGTGGCTGTTCAGCCGTGCACGTCGGAGTGCGGTCCGTCCCTCCCGACTGAAGCAGGCAAGGCCATGTGGTGGGTTGACCCCGCCCAGACAGTCCTTGAGTCGATCTTCTACATGCCGCCGATGGCTGCGGAGACCAACGATGTGGTGGTTACCGATACTCCGTCAGCCGGCATGGAGATCGACTGCAGCCGTGTCACACCCCGCGTTGGACGAGTCTTGAACGACGACGGGAACATCACCGAGCCATATGCCAACGAGCAGTACCCTGCAAGCCTCGACTGCACTCCGCAGAAACTCACGGCGAGCTGGACTGGCCTTCCCAAAGGCCTTCATGTGGAGCTCTACGTTGTGACCCAGGTGACCGATGCCGCATTGAACGTCTACGAGAACAGCGGAACTGTCACCATCTCGGGGCAGGAAACACCTGTGGCGGCCCAGACCCGCCGGAGCAGCGGAAGTGGCACAGGCAACGGTTCGCCCACTCCGACGCCGACGGCGACACCGACGGCCACCGCAACACCCACACCAAGCCCAAGCACCCCCACTCCGACGGCCACTCCGACGGCCACCGCAACACCAACACCGAGCCCTAGCCCCAGCACCCCCACCCCCACCCCCACCCCCACTCCCACCCCGACCGCTACGTCAATGCCCACTGAAACGGATGAGCCGATTGTCGTGACTACCGACCCCCTGGTTGTGGCGCCCACGGAGAACCCGTCGGAGCCCGCGGCAGAGGAACCTGAGGAACCGTTGGCAAACACGGGCACGCAGGGATCGGCATTCGTCTTCATAGCGGCCGCGCTCCTGGCCGTCGGATCGGTGCTCGCCTTCGCAGGATCACGCTGGTCCGGCCGCAGGTCGCACTAA
- a CDS encoding sigma-70 family RNA polymerase sigma factor, whose protein sequence is MDSQVDVDVDSDGHLIRMVRAGEMSAFDGLYARHISIASAVAKRNVDNPSDAEDVVAEAFQSVLQSLVAGKGPDTFFRAYLLSTVTRLSHQRNRKAGRVLPSSDESVLDQTLADSDPAVSAFESQTVARAFRALPERWQAVLWYLDVERMKPAAVAPILGLSANAVSALALRAREGLRRHYLQFHIADQPDDGCAAFVTKLGNYLRGGLSTGTERKVREHLNGCSKCTAALAELKDVQNSMRVVLLPLVTGIPVTAWAAKGGGLGVLGGMAPAKAVVVPALAKPAVMAVIAAAGVGLVLGTVGIVDQLTPDAYMEERAVETGAPPVGTGRALVTPSASPTSTSAPAPSAEVQPAPVETTPPVSVPEPSTEPVAPPVPEPDPVPVPTSTPTTPVPVPSAVPSQSGRAQVSGTARRTSEGYFRGTAMEIDFNASGTRPLGAGTAVFAVGRDSRIVENSIEAPEGWSCSMAGGTEVTCNTASVQRSDLHFHVTVQSKRHKSNSVLRYSLSGSGLVKGEFEYRY, encoded by the coding sequence GTGGACAGTCAAGTGGACGTCGACGTCGATAGCGACGGGCACCTCATCAGGATGGTCCGTGCCGGAGAGATGTCCGCATTCGACGGGCTCTACGCGCGCCACATTTCCATCGCCTCCGCCGTAGCCAAGCGCAACGTGGACAATCCGAGCGATGCCGAGGATGTAGTTGCCGAGGCGTTCCAGTCCGTGCTGCAAAGCCTGGTGGCAGGGAAAGGGCCGGATACCTTCTTCCGGGCGTACTTGTTGTCCACGGTAACCCGGCTGTCCCACCAACGGAATCGAAAAGCCGGCAGGGTCCTGCCAAGCAGTGACGAGTCTGTCCTGGACCAAACTCTGGCAGATTCCGATCCAGCCGTCAGCGCCTTCGAATCACAAACAGTGGCCAGGGCGTTCCGTGCCCTGCCGGAACGTTGGCAGGCTGTGCTGTGGTACCTGGACGTTGAGCGCATGAAGCCGGCGGCCGTCGCTCCCATTCTTGGGCTGTCCGCCAACGCGGTTTCTGCACTGGCGCTGCGAGCACGAGAGGGGCTGAGGCGGCATTATCTTCAATTCCATATCGCAGATCAGCCTGATGACGGGTGCGCCGCGTTCGTCACGAAACTGGGTAACTATCTCCGGGGCGGACTCTCCACTGGAACGGAACGCAAAGTTCGCGAGCACCTGAACGGCTGCTCCAAATGCACGGCAGCCCTTGCAGAACTGAAAGACGTCCAGAACAGCATGAGGGTGGTACTTCTTCCGCTGGTGACGGGTATCCCAGTGACTGCGTGGGCGGCAAAAGGGGGCGGTCTGGGCGTTCTTGGCGGGATGGCGCCGGCAAAGGCGGTGGTCGTTCCCGCCCTTGCGAAACCCGCCGTGATGGCCGTCATTGCAGCGGCAGGAGTGGGACTGGTCTTGGGAACAGTGGGAATAGTGGACCAACTAACCCCTGACGCTTATATGGAAGAGCGCGCTGTCGAAACCGGCGCCCCTCCGGTGGGGACGGGCCGAGCGCTCGTTACACCTTCAGCGTCCCCAACCAGTACCTCGGCCCCTGCCCCATCGGCCGAGGTTCAGCCGGCGCCGGTGGAGACCACCCCTCCGGTGTCAGTGCCGGAGCCGTCAACGGAGCCCGTGGCGCCACCAGTACCGGAGCCGGATCCCGTTCCGGTTCCGACGTCCACCCCCACCACGCCTGTACCAGTTCCCTCTGCGGTGCCTTCGCAATCTGGGCGGGCACAGGTCTCCGGTACTGCCAGGCGCACCTCTGAGGGCTACTTCCGCGGCACTGCCATGGAAATCGACTTCAATGCCTCAGGCACCCGACCCTTGGGCGCAGGTACGGCGGTGTTTGCAGTGGGCAGGGATTCACGGATTGTGGAGAACTCCATCGAGGCACCAGAAGGATGGTCGTGTTCCATGGCGGGGGGCACAGAAGTTACGTGCAACACGGCTTCAGTCCAGCGCAGCGATCTGCACTTCCACGTGACGGTGCAATCCAAGCGCCATAAGTCCAACAGCGTGCTGAGGTACTCACTGAGCGGAAGCGGCCTGGTCAAGGGGGAGTTTGAGTACCGCTATTAA
- a CDS encoding PIG-L deacetylase family protein, with translation MVVLAGAGLIVACLVAPAFRIRYRVAARPRRVLAIGAHPDDLELACGATLAKLSDAGHDVRTMVMSNGSQGGDSRVRVTEAAAGSDFMGATAVQVHHFQDTNLSGHGPEMVKAIEEAIEDFRPDVVITHSRNDYHQDHQAVHSATMRAARRHSSILCFESPSSTRQFDPSVFVDIAGYVDVKIHAVGMHRNQKGKPYMSAERVRSLAAFRGSQVKTTYAEGFEPVRLLGSAVGEF, from the coding sequence GTGGTTGTGCTTGCCGGTGCAGGGCTGATTGTTGCGTGCCTTGTTGCTCCGGCTTTTCGGATCCGCTACAGGGTGGCTGCCCGGCCTCGAAGAGTGCTCGCCATCGGAGCACACCCCGATGATCTGGAATTGGCCTGTGGGGCCACGCTGGCCAAGTTGTCCGACGCCGGCCATGACGTCAGGACCATGGTGATGAGTAACGGGAGCCAGGGCGGAGACAGCAGAGTCCGCGTAACGGAGGCTGCTGCAGGCTCGGACTTCATGGGCGCCACTGCAGTGCAGGTCCACCACTTCCAAGACACCAACTTGTCCGGGCATGGGCCGGAGATGGTCAAAGCGATCGAGGAGGCCATTGAGGACTTCCGTCCGGACGTTGTCATCACGCATTCCCGCAATGACTACCACCAGGACCACCAAGCGGTCCATAGTGCCACTATGCGGGCGGCGCGGCGGCACTCCTCCATTCTGTGTTTTGAAAGTCCGTCATCCACGCGGCAGTTCGATCCCAGCGTTTTCGTGGACATCGCCGGGTATGTGGACGTAAAAATCCATGCCGTGGGTATGCACCGGAATCAAAAGGGAAAGCCGTACATGAGCGCTGAAAGGGTCCGCAGTCTCGCGGCCTTCCGGGGCTCACAGGTCAAGACCACCTATGCAGAGGGTTTTGAACCTGTCCGGTTGCTCGGCTCTGCCGTAGGGGAGTTCTGA